One region of Phoenix dactylifera cultivar Barhee BC4 unplaced genomic scaffold, palm_55x_up_171113_PBpolish2nd_filt_p 000143F, whole genome shotgun sequence genomic DNA includes:
- the LOC103711981 gene encoding aspartyl protease family protein At5g10770-like gives MGLLLFLALSFLLATASSLRDVPRSSCSSKFQMDHHHNHHLNGSGLHLVLHHPRSPCSPATLHHLPFSTVLSHDDSRVEFLAARLTKAAPRPKSPLLNPDAASVPLGSGMSIGVGNYITRIGLGSPSTSYVMLVDTGSSLTWLQCSPCRVSCHEQVGSIFDPTTSATYRPVSCSAPECDGLESATLNPSACSASNVCIYQASYGDSSYSVGYLSRDSLSLGPGGVFPSFVYGCGQDNEGLFGRSAGLIGLARNKLSLLSQLAPKFGNAFSYCLPTTASTGYLSLGSYPPARYEYTPMVSSSSDASLYFVRLTGITVGGKGIAVAPSAYTEMPTIIDSGTVITRIPPDVYSALSKAVVAALRGRARAPAYSILDTCYKGSAKGLVAPEVDMVFQGGATLKLPTRNVMIDVDSGTTCLAFAPSERVAIIGNRQQQTFRVAYDVARSRIGFAAGGCA, from the exons ATGGGGCTGCTTCTCTTTcttgctctctcttttctcctcgCAACAGCATCTTCTCTTAGAGATGTTCCCCGCAGCTCATGCTCTTCCAAATTCCAGA TGGACCACCACCACAACCACCATCTCAACGGCTCCGGCCTCCACCTCGTTCTCCACCACCCGCGGAGCCCCTGCTCCCCCGCCACCCTCCACCACCTCCCCTTCTCCACCGTCCTCTCCCACGACGACTCCCGCGTGGAATTCCTCGCCGCCCGGCTGACCAAAGCCGCCCCCAGGCCGAAATCCCCCCTCCTCAACCCTGACGCCGCCAGCGTCCCCCTCGGCTCCGGCATGTCCATCGGCGTCGGCAACTACATCACCCGCATCGGCCTCGGCTCCCCCTCCACCTCCTACGTCATGCTCGTCGACACAGGATCTTCTCTCACCTGGCTCCAGTGCTCCCCCTGCCGCGTCTCCTGCCACGAGCAGGTCGGCTCCATCTTCGACCCCACTACCTCCGCCACCTACCGCCCCGTCTCCTGCTCCGCCCCCGAGTGCGACGGCCTCGAGTCCGCCACCCTCAACCCCTCCGCTTGCTCCGCGTCCAACGTCTGCATCTACCAGGCCAGCTACGGCGACAGCTCCTACTCCGTCGGCTACCTCAGCAGGGACTCCCTCTCCCTCGGCCCCGGCGGAGTCTTCCCCAGCTTCGTCTATGGCTGCGGCCAGGACAACGAGGGCCTCTTCGGCAGATCGGCCGGCCTCATCGGCCTCGCACGCAACAAGTTATCCCTGCTATCCCAGCTAGCACCAAAGTTCGGCAACGCCTTCTCCTACTGCTTGCCGACCACGGCGTCCACCGGATATCTGTCCCTCGGGTCATACCCCCCCGCGCGGTATGAATACACCCCGATGGTCTCGAGCTCGTCGGATGCCTCTTTGTACTTCGTCAGGCTTACGGGCATCACGGTCGGAGGGAAGGGGATTGCGGTGGCGCCGTCGGCGTACACCGAGATGCCGACGATCATCGATTCGGGGACTGTGATTACTCGGATACCGCCCGACGTCTACTCGGCGTTGAGCAAGGCGGTGGTGGCGGCGCTTAGGGGGCGTGCGCGGGCGCCGGCGTACTCGATATTGGACACGTGCTACAAGGGCAGTGCAAAGGGGCTGGTGGCGCCGGAGGTGGATATGGTGTTCCAAGGCGGTGCGACGTTGAAGCTGCCCACGAGGAATGTGATGATCGATGTGGATAGCGGTACTACGTGCCTGGCTTTTGCGCCGTCCGAGAGGGTGGCGATCATCGGGAACAGGCAGCAGCAGACGTTTCGGGTAGCGTACGATGTGGCGAGGTCGAGGATTGGGTTCGCCGCCGGTGGGTGTGCGTGA